One window of Siniperca chuatsi isolate FFG_IHB_CAS linkage group LG15, ASM2008510v1, whole genome shotgun sequence genomic DNA carries:
- the zgc:109986 gene encoding uncharacterized protein zgc:109986 isoform X2, with the protein MNFSEAKSEVKQLLSNVNPSELPKLLNWIRHSDELDELLSHNKTAILQNISDELRVRLPADAMFPSETTAYSKMQQRSRPTVHVDGFLYDDDQVDSLCEEGAMSRSYCLTCGSYRTAALDFISHSFSISELRFLFENVLPDLSGRLLVDVGSRLGAVLYGGYVFSSASQLVGLELSDEFVKLQNDVLQKYKLTDRIKVLHTDVCLQSVLLQNTDVLIMNNVFEFFMEPSEQVRAWRFIMENFRKKGSLLVTVPSLQESLNTLQEALQPSWVEELPVDYDVYLGRDSDPDALRQIHLYRVV; encoded by the exons ATGAATTTTTCTGAAGCGAAATCCGAAGTGAAGCAGCTGCTGAGCAACGTGAACCCGTCTGAACTCCCCAAACTGCTGAACTGGATCAGACACTCAG ATGAGTTGGACGAGCTGCTGTCACACAACAAGACGGCGATTCTGCAGAACATCTCAGACGAGCTGAGAGTCCGTCTGCCTGCAGACGCCATGTTTCCCTCTGAGACTACTGCATACAGCAAg ATGCAGCAGCGTTCTCGGCCGACGGTCCACGTTGACGGTTTCCTGTACGATGACGATCAGGTGGACTCTCTGTGCGAGGAGGGAGCCATGAGTCGCTCGTACTGTCTCACCTGTGGATCCTACAGAACCGCAGCGCTCG ACTTCATCTCTCACTCGTTCTCGATATCGGAGCTTCGGTTTCTGTTCGAGAACGTTCTTCCAGACCTGAGCGGCCGGCTGCTGGTGGACGTGGGCTCCAGGCTGGGGGCCGTCCTGTACGGG ggttaTGTGTTCAGCTCGGCCTCTCAGCTGGTCGGTTTGGAGCTCAGTGACGAGTTTGTCAAACTGCAGAACGACGTCCTGCAGAAATACAAGCTGACGGACCGAAtcaag GTTCTCCACACTGACGTCTGCCTGCAGAGCGTTCTGCTGCAGAACACAGACGTTCTCATCATGAACAACGTGTTTGAGTTCTTCATGGAACCCAGTGAACAAGTcag agcgTGGAGGTTCATCATGGAGAACTTCAGGAAGAAAGGATCTCTGCTGGTCACCGTTCCCAGTCTGCAGGAGAGTCTGAACACTCtgcag GAGGCGCTGCAGCCCAGCTGGGTGGAGGAGCTTCCTGTGGACTACGATGTTTACCTGGGCAGAGACTCAGACCCCGACGCTCTCAGACAGATCCACCTGTACAGGGTTGTCTGA
- the zgc:109986 gene encoding uncharacterized protein zgc:109986 isoform X1, with protein MNFSEAKSEVKQLLSNVNPSELPKLLNWIRHSDELDELLSHNKTAILQNISDELRVRLPADAMFPSETTAYSKMQQRSRPTVHVDGFLYDDDQVDSLCEEGAMSRSYCLTCGSYRTAALDFISHSFSISELRFLFENVLPDLSGRLLVDVGSRLGAVLYGGYVFSSASQLVGLELSDEFVKLQNDVLQKYKLTDRIKVLHTDVCLQSVLLQNTDVLIMNNVFEFFMEPSEQVRAWRFIMENFRKKGSLLVTVPSLQESLNTLQQEALQPSWVEELPVDYDVYLGRDSDPDALRQIHLYRVV; from the exons ATGAATTTTTCTGAAGCGAAATCCGAAGTGAAGCAGCTGCTGAGCAACGTGAACCCGTCTGAACTCCCCAAACTGCTGAACTGGATCAGACACTCAG ATGAGTTGGACGAGCTGCTGTCACACAACAAGACGGCGATTCTGCAGAACATCTCAGACGAGCTGAGAGTCCGTCTGCCTGCAGACGCCATGTTTCCCTCTGAGACTACTGCATACAGCAAg ATGCAGCAGCGTTCTCGGCCGACGGTCCACGTTGACGGTTTCCTGTACGATGACGATCAGGTGGACTCTCTGTGCGAGGAGGGAGCCATGAGTCGCTCGTACTGTCTCACCTGTGGATCCTACAGAACCGCAGCGCTCG ACTTCATCTCTCACTCGTTCTCGATATCGGAGCTTCGGTTTCTGTTCGAGAACGTTCTTCCAGACCTGAGCGGCCGGCTGCTGGTGGACGTGGGCTCCAGGCTGGGGGCCGTCCTGTACGGG ggttaTGTGTTCAGCTCGGCCTCTCAGCTGGTCGGTTTGGAGCTCAGTGACGAGTTTGTCAAACTGCAGAACGACGTCCTGCAGAAATACAAGCTGACGGACCGAAtcaag GTTCTCCACACTGACGTCTGCCTGCAGAGCGTTCTGCTGCAGAACACAGACGTTCTCATCATGAACAACGTGTTTGAGTTCTTCATGGAACCCAGTGAACAAGTcag agcgTGGAGGTTCATCATGGAGAACTTCAGGAAGAAAGGATCTCTGCTGGTCACCGTTCCCAGTCTGCAGGAGAGTCTGAACACTCtgcag CAGGAGGCGCTGCAGCCCAGCTGGGTGGAGGAGCTTCCTGTGGACTACGATGTTTACCTGGGCAGAGACTCAGACCCCGACGCTCTCAGACAGATCCACCTGTACAGGGTTGTCTGA
- the srp54 gene encoding signal recognition particle 54 kDa protein: protein MVLADLGRKITSALRSLSNATIINEEVLNAMLKEVCAALLEADVNIKLVKQLRENVKSAIDLEEMASGLNKRRMIQHAVFKELVKLVDPGVKAWTPTKGKNNVIMFVGLQGSGKTTTCSKLAYYYQRKGWKTCLICADTFRAGAFDQLKQNATKARIPFYGSYTEMDPVVIAAEGVEKFKAENFEIIIVDTSGRHKQEDSLFEEMLQVSNAVQPDNIVYVMDASIGQACESQAKAFKDKVDVASVIVTKLDGHAKGGGALSAVAATRSPIIFIGTGEHIDDFEPFKTQPFISKLLGMGDIEGLIDRVNELKLDDNEELIDKLKHGQFTLRDMYEQFQNIMKMGPFGQIMGMIPGFGTDFMSKGNEQESMARLKKLMTIMDSMNDQELDSKDGAKLFSKQPNRIQRVARGSGVATRDVQELLTQYTKFAQMVKKMGGIKGLFKGGDMSKNVNPSQMAKLNQQMAKMMDPRVLHHMGGMAGLQSMMRQFQQGAAGNMKGMMGFNNM from the exons ATGGTGTTAGCCGACCTGGGGAGGAAGATCACCTCGGCGCTGAGGTCGCTCAGCAACGCCACCATCATCAATGAAGAG gtgttgAACGCCATGCTGAAGGAGGTGTGTGCTGCTCTGCTGGAGGCCGACGTCAACATCAAACTGGTCAAACAGCTAAGAGAGAATGTCAA GTCTGCCATAGATCTGGAGGAGATGGCTTCAGGTCTGAACAAGAGGAGGATGATCCAACACGCCGTCTTCAAGGAGCTCGTCAAG ctaGTGGACCCTGGTGTGAAGGCCTGGACTCCCACGAAAGGAAAGAACAACGTCATCATGTTTGTTGGTCTGCAGGGCAGCGGGAAAACTACAACCTGCTCCAAG CTGGCCTATTATTACCAGAGGAAAGGCTGGAAGACCTGTCTGATCTGTGCCGACACCTTCAGAGCTG gtgcCTTCGATCAGCTGAAACAGAACGCCACCAAAGCCAGAATCCCCTTCTACGGCAG TTACACAGAGATGGACCCGGTGGTGATCGCCGCGGAGGGTGTCGAGAAGTTCAAAGCGGAGAACTTTGAGATCATCATCGTGGACACGAGCGGACGACACAAACAGGAAGACTCGCTGTTCGAGGAGATGCTGCAGGTCTCCAACGCTGTG CAACCAGACAACATTGTGTACGTGATGGACGCGTCGATCGGTCAGGCCTGTGAGTCTCAGGCCAAAGCCTTCAAAGACAAAGTGGACGTGGCGTCGGTGATCGTCACCAAACTGGACGGACACGCTAAAGGAGGAGGAGCTCTGAGCGC TGTGGCGGCCACCAGGAGTCCCATCATCTTCATCGGAACGGGAGAACACATCGACGACTTCGAGCCGTTTAAGACTCAGCCGTTCATCAGCAAGCTGCTGG GAATGGGGGACATCGAGGGTTTGATCGACAGAGTGAACGAGCTGAAGCTGGACGACAACGAGGAACTGATCGACAAACTGAAACACG gTCAGTTCACCCTCAGAGACATGTACGAGCAGTTCCAGAACATCATGAAGATGGGACCCTTCGGACAGATCATG GGGATGATTCCTGGTTTCGGTACAGACTTCATGAGTAAAGGAAACGAACAGGAGTCGATGGCCAGACTGAAGAAACTGATGACCATCATGGACAGCATGAACGACcagg AGCTGGACAGTAAAGACGGAGCTAAACTGTTCAGTAAGCAGCCCAACAGGATCCAGAGGGTGGCCCGGGGGTCCGGAGTCGCCACCAGAGACgtccaggagctgctgactcAGTACACCAAGTTCGCCCAGATGGTCAAGAAGATGGGGGGCATCAAAGGACTCTTTAAAG GAGGAGACATGTCGAAGAACGTGAACCCGTCTCAGATGGCCAAACTGAACCAGCAGATGGCCAAAATGATGGACCCCCGAGTCCTGCACCACATGG GTGGAATGGCGGGTCTTCAGTCGATGATGCGTCAGTTCCAGCAGGGAGCCGCCGGCAACATGAAAGGCATGATGGGATTCAACAACATGTGA